In Sphingobium sp. B2D3C, a genomic segment contains:
- a CDS encoding TIGR00730 family Rossman fold protein, giving the protein MTSFNRLAVYCGSATPPDPIYMETARAVGTGLARRGIGVVYGGGKVGLMGAIADSALAAGGEVIGVIPEALVNAEVAHRGLTELHVVPDMHSRKALFTTLSDGFVTLPGGVGTMDELWEAVSWAQLGYHDKPVGLLNAGGFYDQLIGFNRQMIETGFIRPPHANILIARETLDDLLDAMAAYTPHETIFAMKVDRL; this is encoded by the coding sequence ATGACATCCTTCAACCGGCTGGCCGTCTATTGCGGCTCCGCCACCCCACCCGACCCGATCTACATGGAGACCGCGCGCGCCGTCGGCACCGGGCTGGCCCGGCGCGGCATCGGCGTCGTCTATGGCGGCGGCAAGGTCGGGCTGATGGGCGCCATTGCGGATTCCGCGCTGGCCGCCGGCGGCGAAGTGATCGGCGTGATCCCCGAGGCTCTGGTGAATGCCGAGGTTGCCCATCGCGGCCTCACCGAACTGCACGTCGTGCCGGACATGCACAGCCGCAAGGCGCTGTTCACCACGCTTTCCGATGGGTTCGTGACCCTGCCGGGCGGCGTCGGCACGATGGACGAGCTGTGGGAAGCCGTGAGTTGGGCGCAGCTTGGTTATCATGACAAGCCGGTCGGGCTGCTAAACGCCGGCGGATTTTACGATCAGCTGATCGGCTTCAACCGCCAGATGATCGAAACCGGCTTCATCCGCCCGCCCCACGCCAACATCCTCATCGCCCGCGAGACGCTGGACGACCTGCTGGACGCGATGGCCGCCTATACGCCCCATGAAACGATCTTCGCGATGAAGGTCGACCGGCTTTGA
- a CDS encoding endonuclease domain-containing protein — MTQGARLLIHAKAMRHEATPCEIILWRHLSRSQLGGHKFRRQHVLGPFIVDFFCPAKKLIVEVDGDTHDPKEDARRDAALTAEGHYVLRFTNEDVRTNLTEVLEAILTRLNSAPARWAAPSPTPSPPLKGRG; from the coding sequence GTGACGCAAGGTGCACGCCTTCTGATCCACGCAAAAGCGATGCGGCACGAGGCGACGCCATGCGAGATCATTCTCTGGCGACATCTGAGTCGGTCCCAGCTTGGCGGGCACAAATTTCGTCGGCAGCATGTGCTGGGGCCGTTCATTGTGGATTTCTTCTGCCCCGCCAAAAAGCTGATCGTCGAGGTGGATGGCGATACGCATGATCCGAAAGAAGATGCGCGCAGGGATGCTGCGTTAACCGCGGAAGGTCATTACGTTCTGCGGTTCACTAACGAAGATGTGCGCACCAATCTCACCGAGGTTCTGGAGGCAATACTGACGCGTTTGAATTCAGCACCAGCCCGTTGGGCAGCGCCGTCCCCCACCCCATCCCCTCCCCTGAAGGGGAGGGGCTAG